Proteins found in one Candidatus Zixiibacteriota bacterium genomic segment:
- a CDS encoding chemotaxis response regulator protein-glutamate methylesterase: MSIKVLVVDDSAVVRKIFSAELSRDPEIEVVGTAPDPYIARDKIVSLKPDVLTLDIEMPRMDGITFLRRLMKYYPIPTVVVSSLTQQGGALALEAIAAGAVDVICKPGSAYTVGDMSVELIEKIKAASHVNLAKQMSNSDSETTRLYLTKTTSKVVAIGASTGGTQALQAILSSLPANSPGILIVQHMPENFTRSFAERLNETCAMEVKEASDGDSVITGRALIAPGNFHMMLARSGANYFVRIARGPLVNRHRPSVEVLFKSVAKYAGGNAIGVILTGMGADGAEGILEMKQNGAFTIAQDEASSVVFGMPKEAIKLGGIVKIESLDKIPSEILNHL; encoded by the coding sequence ATGTCAATAAAGGTACTGGTAGTTGATGATTCCGCGGTTGTGCGGAAAATATTCTCTGCGGAGCTGTCCCGCGATCCGGAGATTGAAGTGGTGGGCACAGCGCCCGACCCGTATATCGCCCGCGACAAAATTGTCAGTCTCAAGCCGGATGTTCTAACGCTTGACATTGAAATGCCGCGGATGGACGGAATTACCTTCTTGCGGCGGTTAATGAAATATTACCCGATTCCGACAGTGGTGGTTTCGTCCCTTACTCAGCAGGGAGGAGCTCTGGCATTGGAGGCGATAGCGGCTGGAGCTGTCGATGTGATTTGCAAACCGGGAAGCGCCTACACGGTAGGGGATATGTCGGTGGAATTGATAGAGAAAATCAAGGCGGCATCGCATGTCAACCTGGCAAAACAGATGTCGAACAGCGATAGCGAAACAACCCGGCTCTATTTGACCAAGACTACCAGCAAAGTTGTCGCCATTGGCGCCTCCACCGGCGGAACCCAGGCGCTGCAAGCGATACTTTCGTCATTGCCGGCGAACTCTCCGGGAATACTGATAGTGCAGCATATGCCGGAAAACTTCACCCGCTCCTTTGCCGAGCGGCTGAATGAAACCTGCGCCATGGAGGTAAAAGAGGCTTCGGACGGCGATTCCGTTATAACCGGACGGGCCCTGATAGCGCCGGGGAATTTTCATATGATGCTGGCCCGGTCAGGCGCCAATTATTTTGTCCGGATTGCCCGGGGACCGCTGGTAAACCGCCACCGTCCGTCGGTGGAAGTCCTTTTCAAATCGGTCGCCAAATATGCGGGTGGCAATGCTATCGGCGTGATTCTGACCGGCATGGGGGCAGATGGCGCCGAAGGTATTCTGGAGATGAAACAGAACGGCGCCTTTACTATCGCTCAGGATGAAGCCTCATCGGTGGTGTTCGGCATGCCCAAGGAAGCGATTAAGCTGGGCGGGATAGTCAAAATCGAATCGCTGGATAAAATCCCCTCCGAAATTCTCAATCACCTGTAG
- a CDS encoding chemotaxis protein CheD has translation MGLQVVGISEIKISCSPDDILITYSLGSCIGVAAYDPVTRVGGMIHYMLPLSQISPEKAAGKPGMFADTGVPELFREMLACGAAKERLIVKVAGGAQLMDQNKFFNIGERNFLILRKILWKNNILIKGSDVGGVISRTLRFELETGKVTVKSVNGEAEL, from the coding sequence ATGGGGCTTCAGGTTGTCGGCATCTCGGAAATCAAGATATCATGCAGCCCCGACGATATTCTAATTACCTATTCTCTGGGGTCATGCATCGGGGTAGCGGCGTACGACCCGGTTACGCGGGTCGGGGGGATGATACATTATATGCTTCCGTTATCTCAAATTTCTCCGGAAAAAGCGGCCGGCAAGCCGGGAATGTTTGCCGATACCGGCGTGCCGGAGCTCTTTCGCGAGATGCTTGCCTGCGGAGCCGCCAAGGAGCGCCTGATAGTGAAAGTCGCCGGCGGCGCCCAGCTGATGGACCAGAATAAGTTCTTTAATATCGGCGAAAGAAACTTCTTGATATTGAGAAAGATTCTCTGGAAAAATAATATCCTGATAAAAGGCAGCGACGTCGGCGGTGTCATCTCCAGAACCCTGCGCTTCGAACTGGAAACAGGAAAAGTAACCGTCAAGTCGGTCAATGGGGAGGCGGAATTATGA
- a CDS encoding HDOD domain-containing protein has translation MNKKELIVSRISSFPTLPVMTHRLLKALNDPENAAAEIARIIQIDPALTANVLKAANSSYLGFRRPANSLSEATFRLGTKWIFQIAVSSLIYSNLNRPAAGYDMSGEELWRHSLATALMAESLSTLLKIRDSGLIYTAALLHDMGKIVMGEFVADCFKDIQRIISEKNISFELAEEEILGVSHTEIGAMLAESWHFPTLIIDCIRWHHNPDLYSQNEPAIDVVHIADATCLMEGIGLGRDDLQYRLSDKAVTRLNLSSNLLELAISQTLLSLEDIENMFRETLPATNVREVMK, from the coding sequence ATGAATAAGAAAGAGCTTATTGTGTCAAGGATATCCTCTTTTCCGACTCTGCCGGTAATGACGCATAGACTACTCAAGGCTCTCAACGACCCGGAGAATGCCGCCGCGGAAATAGCCCGAATCATTCAGATTGACCCGGCTCTCACCGCCAACGTGCTCAAAGCCGCCAATTCCTCTTACCTGGGATTCCGCCGTCCGGCAAATTCCCTCTCCGAGGCGACTTTCCGTCTCGGCACTAAGTGGATATTCCAGATCGCCGTATCATCGCTCATCTATTCTAATCTTAATCGTCCCGCCGCCGGTTACGACATGAGCGGCGAAGAACTCTGGCGCCATTCCCTGGCGACCGCTCTGATGGCGGAGTCGCTAAGCACTCTCCTCAAAATTCGCGACAGCGGCCTTATCTACACCGCCGCCCTGCTCCACGATATGGGCAAGATTGTCATGGGAGAATTTGTAGCCGATTGCTTCAAAGATATACAGCGAATTATCAGCGAGAAAAATATCTCCTTCGAGCTTGCCGAGGAGGAGATTCTGGGCGTCTCGCATACCGAGATAGGGGCGATGCTTGCTGAATCCTGGCATTTCCCGACGCTCATCATTGACTGCATCAGGTGGCACCATAATCCCGATCTATACTCTCAAAATGAGCCGGCGATTGATGTCGTGCATATCGCCGATGCCACCTGTTTGATGGAAGGGATAGGTCTGGGACGGGATGACCTGCAATACCGTCTGAGCGATAAGGCGGTCACCAGATTGAATCTGAGCAGTAATCTGCTGGAGCTCGCCATAAGTCAAACTTTGCTCAGTCTGGAAGATATCGAAAATATGTTCCGCGAGACGTTGCCGGCGACAAACGTCCGGGAGGTGATGAAATAA
- a CDS encoding response regulator codes for MAYNILIVDDSSTIRAVLVKILKMTKRDIGQIHEAADGREALVILQNNWVDLVLSDINMPVMSGVELINVMSRDPLLKEIPVVVISTDGSSARIEDLKKKGVKEYIRKPFTPETIGGIIDKIMGVTDEKS; via the coding sequence ATGGCTTACAATATTCTGATCGTGGATGATTCCTCGACCATCCGCGCCGTTCTGGTGAAGATATTGAAAATGACGAAGCGGGATATCGGGCAGATTCATGAAGCCGCGGACGGCCGCGAGGCGCTGGTCATCCTGCAAAACAACTGGGTCGACCTGGTTTTGTCGGATATCAATATGCCGGTAATGTCCGGCGTGGAGCTTATCAATGTCATGTCCCGGGACCCGCTTCTGAAGGAAATCCCGGTGGTGGTGATATCGACCGACGGCAGCAGCGCCCGGATTGAGGACTTGAAGAAAAAAGGGGTCAAAGAATATATTCGAAAGCCATTCACCCCGGAGACTATTGGCGGGATAATTGATAAAATAATGGGAGTCACCGATGAAAAATCCTGA
- a CDS encoding chemotaxis protein CheX: MKNPEYTEALREVISAVMEQTAFMFPEPAGLEDGFTFDEFEVVLVTLRFSGDREGEMSLVVPVELCHELSANILGEEKADEINRDKCADAAKEMLNIITGQMLTRLFGDGALFNLSAPVCKEPAQEEFFAALEDRDYACFRIDTYPVIATFMIMSGHYVNKGTGS, encoded by the coding sequence ATGAAAAATCCTGAATATACCGAGGCGCTTCGGGAAGTTATCAGCGCCGTTATGGAGCAGACCGCTTTTATGTTTCCGGAGCCGGCTGGTCTGGAAGATGGATTCACCTTTGATGAGTTCGAAGTGGTCCTTGTTACCCTCCGTTTCAGCGGGGACCGTGAGGGAGAAATGTCGCTGGTGGTTCCCGTTGAACTCTGCCACGAACTATCAGCCAATATTCTGGGCGAAGAGAAAGCTGACGAAATCAACCGGGATAAATGCGCTGACGCAGCTAAGGAGATGCTCAATATTATAACGGGGCAGATGCTGACACGTCTTTTCGGCGACGGGGCGCTCTTTAATCTTTCCGCCCCTGTCTGTAAAGAGCCGGCGCAGGAGGAATTTTTTGCCGCCCTTGAAGACAGAGATTACGCCTGCTTCCGAATCGATACTTATCCTGTTATTGCCACTTTCATGATAATGTCAGGGCATTATGTCAATAAAGGTACTGGTAGTTGA